A single region of the Microlunatus panaciterrae genome encodes:
- a CDS encoding SRPBCC family protein: protein MTITTHVYQIFIRATPEQVWQAITDSDWTRRYFHQTAFVAPPVQGQPYRTVLPNGDPAVEGVIEEMDPPHRFVQTWRVLYDAAMAEEPPSRVEWQIDLVGENLTRVRLVHGDLAFSPLTWASVRNGWVWVLDSLKSLLETGAGLPRLSADQPDRSSEQDRSTDADWHRAQAVEANNSVWELVQRDPRSAEDDEELLRRAYAAGYHWDRAAGRGPQTAARADYMIAKALLLTGHPGASLSSADRCLDQCVRAGLADFDLAYAHEARARALRALGRPEEAARAWAEATSVPIANPEDRAILQQDFADY, encoded by the coding sequence ATGACCATCACCACGCACGTCTACCAGATCTTCATCAGGGCCACGCCGGAACAGGTCTGGCAGGCCATCACCGACTCGGACTGGACCCGGCGGTACTTCCACCAGACGGCGTTCGTCGCACCGCCGGTGCAGGGCCAGCCCTACCGGACCGTGCTGCCGAACGGGGACCCGGCCGTCGAGGGCGTGATCGAGGAGATGGATCCGCCGCACCGCTTCGTGCAGACCTGGCGCGTCCTCTACGACGCGGCAATGGCCGAGGAGCCGCCCAGCCGGGTGGAGTGGCAGATCGACCTGGTCGGGGAGAACCTGACCCGGGTGCGGCTGGTGCATGGGGACCTGGCGTTCAGCCCGTTGACCTGGGCCAGCGTGAGGAACGGCTGGGTCTGGGTCCTGGACAGCCTGAAGTCGCTGCTGGAGACCGGTGCGGGGCTACCACGGCTGTCGGCCGACCAGCCGGACAGATCGAGTGAGCAGGACAGGTCGACGGATGCGGACTGGCACCGGGCCCAGGCGGTCGAGGCCAACAACTCGGTCTGGGAGCTGGTGCAGCGCGACCCGCGCAGCGCCGAGGACGACGAGGAGCTGCTGCGCCGGGCCTATGCCGCCGGCTACCACTGGGACCGGGCAGCCGGTCGCGGACCGCAGACGGCGGCCCGGGCCGACTACATGATCGCCAAGGCGCTGCTGCTGACCGGCCATCCGGGTGCCTCGCTCAGCTCGGCGGACCGCTGCCTGGACCAGTGCGTCCGGGCCGGTCTGGCGGACTTCGACCTGGCGTACGCGCATGAGGCGCGGGCCCGGGCGTTGCGTGCGCTCGGGCGACCGGAGGAGGCGGCCCGGGCCTGGGCCGAGGCGACCTCGGTGCCGATCGCGAATCCGGAGGACCGCGCCATCCTGCAGCAGGACTTCGCGGACTACTGA
- a CDS encoding cyanophycinase has protein sequence MHAGSLFAIGGAEAKLRRRNVLRAFVAEAGGADARIVVIPTASSLGVEVVEVYRAVFTALGVSTVVAVRPESRAESYDPDLVARLDDATGIFMTGGNQLKLSSFVTGTPLGAAIHQAYHRGAVVGGTSAGASILSDHMIAFGSGGSTPKQRMSQLAVGLGLIPGMVIDQHFEQRNRYGRLMSIVAQSPSLLGVGVDEDTAAVVRQGHLLEVVGRGAVTVVDGSNLTSNAYTAKRTAPLLFSGATLHVLPAGSHFDLATRTFVRHVTPVPPDEVREVQAAEADLRRLARDIASDDVSPANYARRLRRGRQHRPSEEAQPTAMVDPQ, from the coding sequence ATGCATGCGGGATCGCTGTTCGCCATCGGAGGGGCTGAGGCCAAGCTGCGGCGTCGCAACGTGCTGCGGGCGTTCGTCGCCGAGGCGGGCGGCGCCGACGCCAGGATCGTGGTGATCCCCACCGCCTCGTCGCTGGGGGTCGAGGTGGTCGAGGTGTACCGGGCGGTGTTCACCGCCCTCGGCGTCTCGACGGTGGTCGCGGTCCGGCCGGAGAGCCGGGCCGAGTCGTACGACCCCGACCTGGTCGCCCGGCTGGACGACGCCACCGGCATCTTCATGACCGGCGGCAACCAGCTGAAGCTGAGCTCCTTCGTCACCGGCACCCCGCTCGGCGCGGCCATCCATCAGGCCTACCACCGTGGCGCCGTCGTCGGCGGCACCTCGGCCGGAGCGAGCATCCTCTCCGACCATATGATCGCGTTCGGTTCCGGTGGTTCCACCCCGAAGCAGCGGATGAGCCAACTGGCGGTCGGTCTGGGCCTGATACCCGGAATGGTCATCGACCAGCACTTCGAGCAGCGCAACCGCTACGGCCGGCTGATGTCGATCGTCGCCCAGTCCCCCTCACTGCTGGGGGTCGGCGTCGACGAGGACACGGCCGCAGTCGTCCGTCAAGGGCATCTGCTCGAGGTCGTCGGACGTGGCGCCGTCACCGTGGTGGACGGCAGCAACCTCACCTCGAACGCCTATACCGCCAAGCGGACCGCGCCGCTGCTGTTCTCCGGCGCCACCCTGCACGTGCTGCCGGCCGGCAGTCACTTCGACCTGGCCACCCGCACGTTCGTGAGGCACGTCACCCCCGTACCGCCGGACGAGGTCCGGGAGGTGCAGGCCGCCGAGGCGGACCTGCGCAGGCTGGCCCGCGACATAGCCTCCGACGACGTGTCCCCGGCCAACTACGCCCGGCGGCTGCGCCGCGGCCGGCAGCACCGGCCCAGCGAGGAGGCTCAGCCTACGGCGATGGTCGACCCTCAGTAG
- a CDS encoding WD40 repeat domain-containing protein — translation MAEPGGYDAFISYSHAADGQLAPALRSGLEQLARPWRRRRALRVFQDSSGLAATPGLWSTIQEALDRSRSFILLASPAAASSAWVQQEIDHFRRTHGTRSMFLALTDGFCQWDPGRRDFDWAASTALPRQLSGAFAEEPLFVDLRWARSEGQLDLRNPRFRNAVGDLAAPLHGVARDELDALDLVQYRRARRARRVATTGIAGLAVLATVAGSVAVLNAAEARAQQRSAEASALRADRASKVSEAGRLAAISSGYAAPQTDLALLLALHSLKLADTREGRLALATAMTRPAASSAVLPGTSTVGLSLAVGRSGQLASGGGDGDVLVWERAGAGKPQRLSGHRAAVTELSFASDESLLASVDLAGRTLVQRPSGGAKPVTLDGVADAVFRPGTVELAVVGLDGAVALLDGRSGERLWQTPAVGPASTSSSDHMAVAASPDGKTLAVASPDRRIVLLAADTGRRLRTWRIDGSAGNDVTFDPSSTVVAAGGDDGVVRSWQATTGTLLHEFRGNQSGIRRVSYGLDGRTIASGGLDARLRIYDVGSERIVGDLAGHNWGVSGVAFAADGHTLLSSAPQDGVRQWNVDTGRPRWVLTGHRAPVIAADFTTDSTVLATLSTDRVMLWHPDRDEGPFASFSSPGYDLDLTPDGRTVVVAGFDGRVHLHDTTGGRETGRLGSAGEPLWSVSVSPDGRQVAAVDSTGVLRTWALGDGRQRLQQRVLPAGAARVRFSPDGARLAAVGEGSRVVLLEAGTGRRLLSWAPPGDPGRGAAAVAFSPDGSRLAVGLPNGWLYLLDVRSGAVVRSFAAHQNKIYALAFSPDSSMLATAAFNGGGISVGGFDGGLRLWDLLTGQQVGELVYHDSQVETVAFSPDGQWLVSGGADREVLLWSAYQQWRRRACQIAGRELTDAEKEAFLKPADRTSRVC, via the coding sequence ATGGCCGAGCCCGGGGGATACGACGCCTTCATCTCCTACAGCCACGCCGCCGACGGTCAGCTCGCCCCGGCGCTGCGGAGCGGGCTGGAACAGCTGGCCAGGCCCTGGCGGCGACGCCGGGCGCTGCGGGTGTTCCAGGACTCGTCCGGGCTGGCGGCGACGCCGGGGCTCTGGTCGACCATCCAGGAGGCGCTGGACCGGTCCCGGTCCTTCATCCTGCTGGCCTCGCCGGCCGCGGCGTCCAGCGCCTGGGTGCAGCAGGAGATCGACCACTTCCGCCGGACCCACGGCACCCGGTCGATGTTCCTGGCCCTGACGGACGGCTTCTGCCAGTGGGACCCCGGCCGGCGCGACTTCGACTGGGCCGCCTCGACCGCGCTGCCGCGACAGCTCAGCGGCGCCTTCGCCGAGGAGCCGTTGTTCGTCGACCTCCGGTGGGCGCGCAGCGAGGGCCAGCTGGATCTCCGCAACCCGCGGTTCCGCAACGCCGTGGGCGACCTGGCCGCGCCGCTGCACGGAGTCGCGCGGGACGAGCTGGACGCCCTGGACCTGGTGCAGTACCGCCGAGCCCGGCGGGCCCGTCGGGTGGCCACCACCGGCATCGCCGGGCTGGCCGTGCTCGCCACCGTGGCCGGCTCGGTCGCGGTGCTGAACGCGGCCGAGGCGCGGGCCCAGCAGCGCAGCGCCGAGGCCAGCGCGTTGCGCGCCGACCGTGCCTCGAAGGTGTCCGAGGCGGGCCGGCTGGCCGCTATCAGCAGCGGGTACGCGGCGCCGCAGACGGATCTGGCGCTGCTGCTGGCGCTGCACAGCCTGAAGCTCGCCGATACCAGGGAGGGACGGCTGGCCCTCGCCACGGCCATGACCAGACCGGCGGCCAGCTCAGCCGTCCTGCCCGGTACGTCCACAGTGGGACTGTCACTGGCCGTGGGCCGCAGCGGGCAGCTGGCCTCCGGCGGCGGGGACGGCGACGTGCTGGTGTGGGAACGGGCCGGTGCGGGGAAGCCGCAGCGGCTCAGTGGGCACCGGGCCGCGGTGACCGAGCTGTCCTTCGCCTCCGATGAGAGCCTGCTGGCCTCGGTCGACCTGGCCGGCCGGACGCTGGTCCAGCGACCGTCGGGCGGTGCTAAGCCGGTGACGCTGGACGGGGTCGCCGACGCCGTCTTCCGGCCGGGGACGGTCGAGCTGGCGGTGGTGGGGCTGGACGGCGCAGTGGCGCTGCTGGACGGCCGTTCGGGCGAACGGCTCTGGCAGACGCCCGCAGTCGGACCGGCGTCCACCAGCTCCAGCGACCACATGGCCGTCGCGGCCAGCCCGGACGGCAAGACGCTGGCGGTGGCCAGCCCCGATCGCCGGATCGTGCTGCTGGCCGCCGACACCGGGCGGCGGCTGCGGACCTGGCGCATCGACGGCAGCGCCGGCAACGACGTCACGTTCGACCCGAGCTCGACCGTGGTCGCCGCCGGGGGTGACGACGGCGTGGTCCGCAGCTGGCAGGCCACCACCGGCACCCTGCTGCACGAGTTCCGGGGCAACCAGTCCGGCATCCGCCGGGTCTCGTACGGGCTGGACGGCCGCACCATCGCCAGTGGTGGGCTGGACGCGCGGCTGCGCATCTACGACGTCGGCAGTGAGCGGATCGTGGGCGACCTGGCCGGGCACAACTGGGGCGTCTCCGGGGTGGCTTTCGCCGCGGACGGCCACACCCTGCTGTCGTCGGCCCCGCAGGACGGGGTGCGGCAGTGGAACGTCGACACCGGCAGGCCGCGCTGGGTGCTGACCGGTCACCGTGCTCCGGTGATCGCGGCCGACTTCACCACAGACTCGACGGTGCTGGCCACGCTGAGCACGGACCGGGTGATGCTCTGGCACCCGGACCGTGACGAGGGTCCCTTCGCCAGCTTCAGCTCACCAGGCTACGACCTCGACCTCACCCCCGACGGGCGCACGGTGGTGGTGGCCGGGTTCGACGGCCGGGTGCATCTCCACGACACCACCGGCGGCCGGGAGACCGGCCGACTGGGCTCGGCGGGGGAGCCGCTGTGGAGCGTCTCGGTGTCGCCCGACGGCCGGCAGGTCGCCGCTGTCGACAGCACCGGCGTGCTCCGGACCTGGGCGCTGGGCGACGGTCGACAGCGGCTCCAGCAGAGGGTGCTGCCGGCCGGGGCGGCCCGGGTGCGGTTCAGCCCGGACGGTGCTCGGCTGGCCGCCGTCGGCGAGGGCTCCCGGGTGGTGCTGCTGGAAGCCGGGACCGGTCGACGGCTGCTGTCCTGGGCGCCGCCGGGCGACCCCGGCCGGGGTGCCGCAGCAGTGGCGTTCAGCCCGGACGGCAGCCGGCTGGCGGTGGGCCTGCCGAACGGCTGGCTGTACCTGCTCGATGTGCGGTCCGGAGCCGTGGTGCGGTCGTTCGCCGCGCACCAGAACAAGATCTATGCCCTCGCGTTCTCCCCGGACTCCTCGATGCTGGCGACGGCAGCGTTCAACGGGGGCGGCATCTCGGTCGGCGGTTTCGACGGCGGCCTGCGGCTCTGGGACCTCCTGACCGGCCAGCAGGTCGGTGAGCTGGTGTACCACGACAGTCAGGTGGAGACGGTGGCGTTCTCCCCGGACGGGCAGTGGCTGGTCAGCGGTGGCGCCGACCGGGAGGTGCTGCTCTGGTCCGCGTACCAGCAGTGGCGCCGGCGGGCCTGCCAGATCGCCGGCCGGGAGCTCACCGACGCCGAGAAGGAGGCCTTCCTGAAGCCCGCCGACCGCACGAGTCGGGTCTGCTGA
- a CDS encoding ABC transporter ATP-binding protein, whose product MVAVVDLADVSIVRGQATLLDEISWRVDETDRWVVIGPNGAGKTTLLQVVSAQIHPTSGVAGLLGEVLGTVDVFDLRPRIGLTSAALADRIPKSEPVHDAVVSASYAVLGRWREDYDQLDHERADELLDQLRVGHLAERTFGTLSEGERKRVQIARALMTDPELLLLDEPAAGLDLTGRESLVRTLSELAQDPYAPATVLVTHHVEEIPLGITHALLLKQGRIVAAGPLEATLTAENLSATFDLPLSLTSEAGRWSARAL is encoded by the coding sequence ATGGTGGCTGTGGTGGATCTTGCGGACGTGAGCATCGTTCGGGGCCAGGCGACCCTGCTCGACGAGATCAGCTGGCGGGTCGACGAGACCGACCGCTGGGTGGTGATCGGCCCCAACGGTGCGGGTAAGACCACGCTGCTGCAGGTCGTGTCGGCCCAGATCCACCCCACCTCCGGCGTCGCCGGGCTGCTCGGCGAGGTGTTGGGCACGGTCGACGTGTTCGACCTCCGACCCCGGATCGGGCTCACCTCCGCCGCCCTGGCCGACCGGATCCCGAAGAGCGAGCCGGTGCACGACGCGGTGGTGTCCGCCTCCTACGCCGTACTGGGCCGTTGGCGCGAGGACTACGACCAGCTCGACCACGAGCGGGCCGACGAGCTGCTGGACCAGCTCCGCGTCGGCCATCTGGCCGAGCGGACCTTCGGCACCCTGAGTGAGGGCGAGCGCAAGCGGGTCCAGATCGCCCGGGCACTGATGACCGACCCCGAGCTGCTGCTGCTGGACGAGCCGGCGGCGGGGCTGGACCTGACCGGCCGGGAGTCGCTGGTCCGCACCCTCAGCGAGCTGGCCCAGGACCCTTACGCCCCGGCCACCGTGCTGGTGACCCACCACGTCGAGGAGATCCCGCTCGGCATCACCCACGCACTGCTGCTGAAGCAGGGCCGGATCGTCGCCGCAGGGCCGCTCGAGGCGACGCTGACGGCGGAGAACCTGAGCGCCACCTTCGACCTGCCGCTCTCGCTGACCAGCGAGGCCGGTCGTTGGTCCGCCAGGGCGCTGTGA
- a CDS encoding NfeD family protein, whose translation MTDWLGDNAWALWLSIAFLLAIAEILSLDLVLIMLAAGALAGAGVAVLAPGLWWLQVLVAAAVAVGMLMLLRPTVMRRVRNMPGYRSSTAKMVGSTGIATSDITRSGGEIKVDGQLWSARAFDPSAEIAAGDEVEVYEIDGAIAVVYPKHEQLP comes from the coding sequence TTGACGGACTGGCTCGGTGACAATGCGTGGGCGCTCTGGTTGAGTATCGCCTTCCTGCTGGCGATCGCCGAGATCCTGTCGCTCGACCTGGTGTTGATCATGCTCGCCGCCGGCGCTCTGGCCGGGGCCGGGGTCGCGGTCCTCGCCCCTGGACTGTGGTGGCTGCAGGTCCTGGTGGCCGCTGCGGTGGCCGTCGGGATGCTGATGCTGCTTCGGCCGACGGTGATGCGCAGGGTCCGCAACATGCCCGGCTACCGTTCGTCCACCGCCAAGATGGTGGGCAGCACCGGCATCGCCACCTCCGACATCACCCGCAGCGGCGGCGAGATCAAGGTCGACGGTCAGCTCTGGTCCGCGCGTGCTTTCGACCCCAGTGCGGAGATCGCCGCCGGTGACGAGGTCGAGGTGTACGAGATCGACGGCGCTATCGCCGTGGTCTACCCCAAGCACGAACAGCTGCCCTGA
- a CDS encoding SPFH domain-containing protein → MGNDVNPAGLIALLIAILALAFFLGSAIRVIRQQRVGVVERLGKFNRMLEPGPHLLVPIVDKVRYNIDMREAVVPFPPQGVITEDNLMVNIDSVIYFQVIDPVRAAYEAQDYIKAIEQLTMTTLRNIIGGLDLEQALVSREEINQKLRVVLDEATGKWGIKVNRVELRAIDPPATIRDAMEKGARAERDKRAAILIAEGQRQSQILSAGGDRESAILRAQGERESQVLRAQADRQAQMLRAEGEAQAITTVFNAIHAGQPDQALLAYQYMQMLPSIARGDANKVWIVPSELNKALEGLGSAVSGISSAIPAAAKGTFQAPEKIDVQAEIATQKDEEAEATERTVQAAIAAAAELEKNPLIGGRRTTPASLSAGAPAAPQADTVEGTAHESTPGS, encoded by the coding sequence ATGGGAAACGACGTGAACCCCGCAGGTCTCATCGCGCTCTTGATCGCGATCCTCGCGCTGGCCTTCTTCCTCGGCAGTGCCATCCGGGTGATCAGACAGCAGCGTGTCGGGGTGGTCGAGCGCCTGGGCAAGTTCAACCGGATGCTCGAGCCAGGCCCCCATCTGCTGGTGCCGATCGTCGACAAGGTGCGCTACAACATCGACATGCGCGAGGCGGTGGTGCCGTTCCCGCCGCAGGGCGTGATCACCGAGGACAACCTGATGGTCAACATCGACTCGGTAATCTACTTCCAGGTGATCGACCCGGTCCGCGCCGCCTACGAGGCGCAGGACTACATCAAGGCGATCGAGCAACTGACCATGACGACGCTGCGCAACATCATCGGTGGCCTGGACCTGGAGCAGGCACTGGTCAGCCGGGAGGAGATCAACCAGAAGCTGCGGGTGGTGCTGGACGAGGCGACCGGGAAGTGGGGCATCAAGGTCAACCGGGTCGAGCTGCGCGCCATCGATCCGCCGGCGACGATCCGGGACGCGATGGAGAAGGGTGCCCGGGCCGAGCGGGACAAGCGGGCCGCGATCCTGATCGCCGAGGGCCAGCGGCAGTCCCAGATCCTGTCGGCCGGCGGTGACCGTGAGTCGGCCATCCTGCGGGCCCAGGGTGAGCGGGAGTCCCAGGTGCTGCGGGCGCAGGCCGACCGGCAGGCCCAGATGCTGCGGGCCGAGGGCGAGGCTCAGGCGATCACCACCGTGTTCAACGCGATCCACGCCGGCCAGCCCGACCAGGCGCTGCTGGCCTACCAGTACATGCAGATGCTGCCCAGCATCGCCCGCGGCGACGCCAACAAGGTGTGGATCGTGCCGAGCGAGCTGAACAAGGCGCTGGAGGGTCTCGGAAGTGCCGTCAGCGGCATCTCCTCGGCGATCCCGGCTGCGGCGAAGGGAACGTTCCAGGCACCGGAGAAGATCGACGTCCAGGCCGAGATCGCCACCCAGAAGGACGAAGAGGCCGAGGCGACCGAACGGACCGTGCAGGCGGCCATCGCGGCGGCGGCCGAGCTGGAGAAGAACCCGCTGATCGGTGGCCGGCGGACGACGCCGGCGTCGCTGTCAGCCGGGGCACCCGCCGCCCCGCAGGCCGACACAGTCGAGGGCACGGCGCACGAGAGCACCCCTGGTTCGTGA
- a CDS encoding TSUP family transporter, with the protein MSLWELLALLGAGTAAGLINTVVGSGTLVTFPTLLALGVPPVIANVSNTVGLAPGSLSGAWSMRDELKGQRSRVLRLGLASLIGGIVGALLLLRLPSSAFDAIVPVLIGLGCLLVIIQPRLSRMVTARRERQGIQVDPPHGSLPMWLGVAGTGVYGGYFGAAQGVLLLAVMGIGLDETLPRINAVKNVLAFIVNGIAAVIFIAISDVNWWAAGAIAVGAVVGAQVGGRVGRRLPPTVYRVIIVTVGVAAIISLLSS; encoded by the coding sequence GTGAGCCTCTGGGAGCTGCTGGCGCTGCTGGGCGCCGGTACGGCCGCGGGCCTGATCAACACCGTGGTGGGCTCGGGCACCCTGGTGACGTTTCCGACCCTGCTGGCGCTCGGCGTGCCACCGGTGATCGCCAACGTGTCCAACACCGTCGGTCTGGCACCGGGGTCGCTGTCGGGCGCCTGGTCGATGCGAGACGAGCTCAAGGGCCAGCGCAGCCGGGTGCTGCGACTGGGCCTGGCCTCGCTGATCGGCGGCATCGTCGGGGCGCTGCTGCTGCTGAGGCTGCCGTCCTCGGCCTTCGACGCGATCGTGCCGGTACTGATCGGGCTCGGCTGCCTGTTGGTGATCATCCAGCCCCGGCTGTCCCGGATGGTCACCGCCCGCCGAGAGCGCCAGGGCATCCAGGTGGACCCTCCGCACGGCTCGCTGCCGATGTGGCTGGGGGTGGCCGGTACCGGCGTCTACGGCGGCTACTTCGGCGCGGCCCAGGGTGTGCTGCTGCTGGCTGTGATGGGGATCGGGCTGGACGAGACGCTGCCGAGGATCAACGCCGTCAAGAACGTGCTCGCCTTCATCGTCAACGGCATCGCCGCGGTGATCTTCATCGCCATCTCCGACGTCAACTGGTGGGCCGCCGGGGCCATCGCCGTCGGCGCTGTCGTCGGTGCCCAGGTCGGCGGCCGGGTCGGACGCCGGTTGCCGCCGACGGTGTACCGGGTGATCATCGTCACAGTCGGGGTGGCTGCGATCATCAGCCTCTTGTCCAGCTGA
- a CDS encoding alpha-mannosidase produces MHSDRIQIERRLDRILNERLKPAVYPESVPLTVGRWDAPGEPVPVSEGLAAPFKPAAVGDAWGAPWGTTWLELTAEVPADWAGRTLECVIDLGFAGTGPGFAAEGLAYRPDGTVVKGLHPYNTWLPVDAGSTEVHYFVEAASNPQITMRVPTDIGDVQTAPRQPIYTLSRFDLAVVDLEVRELVSDLDVLGQLAAQVDPDQPRGHQIRAAISDALDAIDLHDIAGTAAAARAILAPMLASPAHASAHRLSAVGHAHIDSAWLWPLRETVRKVARTCSNVTQLMDDHPELVFAMSQAQQLAWISEHRPEVFTRVKEKIEAGQFIPVGGMWVESDTNMPGGEAMARQFIHGKRYFLEEFGIDTPEVWLPDTFGYSAALPQLIALSGSRWFLTQKISWNKTNVFPHHTFWWEGIDGTRIFTHFPPVDTYNSDLSGAELALASRQFADKARANHSLVPFGYGDGGGGPTREMIARAQRTADLEGSPRVTIETPASFFQKAEEDYADAPVWWGELYLEIHRGTYTSNAKIKQGNRRSEHLLREAELWSTLATLRHGAEYPYATLDRLWKTVLLHQFHDILPGSSIAWVNREARDTYAAVAAELEQLIAEALAVLAADGDRELVFNANPHARNGVPALGAGPVAVAAAGTLTPADGGFVLDNGVVTATLDVEGLLTSVVDRSSGRDAIAPGEVGNLLQLHQDVPNDWDAWDVDSFYRHTVTDLRTAETVEPADLGDGAVGVRIIRRHGASTFSTVVALRPGSASLDIELDVDWQERETFLKAGFGLDVRAEDSSSETQFGHVKRATHQNTTWEAAKFEICAHRFLHVAEPGFGVALVNDSTYGHDVTRDIRADGGTTTTVRLSLLRSPRWPDPETDLGRHVLRYGIVPGAEIGDAVREGYDINLPERTVTGGATEVDPVVSVDTPDVVVEAVKLAEDQSGDVVVRLYAATGGRATATVRSGFEAASVQSVDLLERPLDIGQSWDDPAAVTIRFRPFQIVTLRYLRG; encoded by the coding sequence ATGCATAGTGACCGTATCCAGATCGAGCGACGCCTCGACCGCATCCTCAACGAGCGACTGAAGCCGGCGGTGTATCCCGAGTCGGTGCCGCTGACGGTGGGCCGCTGGGACGCCCCGGGCGAACCGGTCCCGGTCAGCGAGGGCCTGGCGGCACCGTTCAAGCCGGCCGCGGTCGGCGATGCGTGGGGCGCCCCCTGGGGCACCACCTGGCTCGAGCTCACGGCCGAGGTGCCGGCCGACTGGGCCGGCCGCACCCTGGAGTGCGTCATCGACCTCGGTTTCGCCGGCACCGGCCCCGGGTTCGCCGCCGAAGGTCTGGCGTACCGCCCGGATGGCACCGTGGTCAAGGGCCTGCACCCGTACAACACCTGGCTGCCGGTGGACGCGGGAAGCACCGAGGTGCACTACTTCGTGGAGGCCGCCTCCAACCCGCAGATCACCATGCGGGTGCCGACCGATATCGGCGACGTCCAGACGGCACCCAGGCAGCCGATCTACACCCTCAGCCGGTTCGACCTCGCCGTGGTCGACCTGGAGGTCCGCGAGCTGGTCAGCGACCTCGACGTGCTCGGCCAGCTGGCTGCACAGGTCGACCCCGACCAACCTCGGGGACACCAGATCCGGGCCGCGATCTCGGACGCGCTGGACGCCATCGACCTGCACGACATCGCCGGCACCGCAGCCGCCGCCCGCGCCATACTGGCCCCGATGCTGGCCAGCCCCGCCCACGCCAGCGCCCACCGGCTGAGCGCCGTCGGGCACGCGCACATCGACTCGGCCTGGCTCTGGCCGCTGCGCGAGACCGTGCGCAAGGTGGCCCGGACCTGCTCCAATGTGACCCAGCTGATGGACGACCACCCGGAGCTGGTGTTCGCCATGTCGCAGGCGCAGCAGCTGGCCTGGATCTCCGAACACCGCCCGGAGGTGTTCACCCGGGTGAAGGAGAAGATCGAGGCCGGCCAGTTCATCCCGGTCGGCGGCATGTGGGTCGAGTCCGACACCAACATGCCCGGCGGCGAGGCGATGGCCCGCCAGTTCATCCACGGGAAGCGCTACTTCCTGGAGGAGTTCGGCATCGACACGCCGGAGGTCTGGCTGCCCGACACCTTCGGCTACTCGGCCGCGCTGCCGCAGCTGATCGCGCTGTCCGGCTCGCGCTGGTTCCTGACCCAGAAGATCTCCTGGAACAAGACCAACGTGTTCCCGCACCACACCTTCTGGTGGGAGGGGATCGACGGCACCCGGATCTTCACCCACTTCCCGCCGGTCGACACCTACAACTCCGACCTGTCCGGGGCGGAGCTGGCCCTCGCCAGCCGGCAGTTCGCCGACAAGGCCCGGGCCAACCACTCGCTGGTGCCGTTCGGCTACGGCGACGGTGGCGGCGGCCCGACCCGGGAGATGATCGCCCGGGCACAGCGCACGGCCGACCTGGAGGGATCCCCGCGGGTGACGATCGAGACCCCGGCCAGCTTCTTCCAGAAGGCGGAGGAGGACTACGCCGATGCGCCCGTCTGGTGGGGCGAGCTCTACCTCGAGATCCACCGCGGCACGTACACCTCCAACGCCAAGATCAAGCAGGGGAACCGGCGCAGCGAGCACCTGCTCCGCGAGGCCGAGCTGTGGTCGACGCTGGCCACCCTCCGGCACGGCGCCGAGTACCCGTACGCGACGCTGGACCGGCTGTGGAAGACGGTGCTGCTGCACCAGTTCCACGACATCCTGCCCGGGTCGTCGATCGCCTGGGTGAACCGCGAGGCACGCGACACCTACGCCGCGGTGGCGGCCGAGCTGGAGCAGCTGATCGCCGAGGCGCTGGCCGTGCTGGCCGCAGACGGCGACCGGGAGCTGGTGTTCAACGCCAACCCGCACGCCCGTAACGGGGTGCCGGCACTCGGCGCCGGCCCGGTTGCGGTCGCCGCGGCCGGCACGCTGACGCCGGCGGACGGGGGCTTCGTGCTCGACAACGGCGTGGTCACGGCCACCCTGGACGTCGAGGGTCTGCTGACCAGTGTCGTCGACCGGTCCAGCGGCCGGGACGCAATCGCCCCCGGGGAGGTCGGCAACCTGCTGCAGCTGCACCAGGACGTGCCGAACGATTGGGACGCCTGGGATGTCGACTCGTTCTATCGGCACACCGTGACGGACCTGCGGACCGCGGAGACAGTCGAACCGGCCGACCTCGGTGACGGGGCGGTCGGGGTCCGGATCATCCGGCGTCACGGCGCGTCGACGTTCAGCACCGTGGTGGCGCTGCGGCCGGGCTCGGCCAGCCTCGACATCGAGCTCGACGTCGACTGGCAGGAGCGCGAGACCTTCCTGAAGGCCGGTTTCGGTCTCGACGTCCGCGCCGAGGACTCCAGCTCGGAGACCCAGTTCGGCCACGTCAAGCGCGCCACCCACCAGAACACCACCTGGGAGGCGGCGAAGTTCGAGATCTGCGCGCACCGGTTCCTCCATGTGGCCGAGCCGGGCTTCGGTGTCGCGCTGGTCAACGACTCCACCTACGGCCACGACGTGACCCGCGACATCCGCGCCGACGGCGGCACCACAACGACGGTCCGGCTGTCCCTGCTCCGCTCACCACGCTGGCCGGACCCGGAGACGGACCTCGGCCGGCACGTGCTGCGTTACGGCATCGTGCCCGGCGCCGAGATCGGAGACGCCGTCCGGGAGGGCTACGACATCAACCTGCCGGAGCGCACCGTCACCGGCGGTGCGACCGAGGTCGATCCGGTGGTGTCGGTGGACACGCCGGACGTGGTGGTCGAGGCGGTCAAGCTGGCCGAGGACCAGAGCGGGGATGTGGTGGTGCGGCTGTACGCGGCCACCGGCGGCCGGGCCACGGCCACGGTCCGGTCCGGATTCGAGGCGGCCTCGGTGCAGTCGGTCGACCTGCTCGAGCGGCCGCTGGACATCGGGCAGAGCTGGGACGACCCGGCCGCGGTGACGATCCGCTTCCGGCCGTTCCAGATCGTGACGCTGCGCTACCTGCGCGGCTGA